In Chitinophaga sp. HK235, a single window of DNA contains:
- the cysS gene encoding cysteine--tRNA ligase, whose translation MSELRIYNSLHRQKEVFTPLHPGHVGMYVCGPTVSGESHLGHARPYITFDVVYRYLQHLGYKVRYVRNITDAGHFEEEGRAAEDKISKFAVLEKLEPMELVQKYTNLFHWAMLQFGCLEPSIEPTATGHIIEQIEMIKTIMEKGYAYEVDGSVYFDVKKYAASYDYGILSGRVLEDMLETTRELEGQDDKRNKADFALWKKAPAEHIMRWPSPWGEGFPGWHIECSAMSAKYLGHQFDIHGGGMDLQFPHHECEIAQSEVAHGDMMARYWMHNNMITINGRKMGKAYGNTIKLTEMFTGSNSQLDKAYSPMTIRFFVLQTHYRSTLDFSNEALQAAEKGLQRLWAAHETLQKLSYSAAAGPLNEELDKQVRNWCLECAEFMNDDVNTAKVLANLFELTPVINSLKGGQIKMHEISEDTFALLQQTWQTYLIDILGIQQPPASSDDHLLDGVLQMLISMRKEAKSRKDYASSDKIRNELLSIGIQLKDEKDGTVTYSVQ comes from the coding sequence ATGTCAGAACTCAGAATATACAATTCATTACATCGTCAGAAAGAAGTATTCACCCCCTTACACCCTGGCCACGTAGGCATGTACGTGTGCGGTCCTACCGTATCGGGTGAATCTCACCTGGGCCATGCCCGCCCCTACATCACGTTTGATGTGGTATACCGTTATCTGCAGCATCTGGGCTATAAAGTGCGTTATGTACGCAACATCACGGATGCCGGCCACTTTGAAGAAGAAGGCCGTGCTGCGGAAGACAAGATTTCCAAGTTTGCCGTACTCGAAAAGCTGGAACCCATGGAGCTGGTGCAGAAATACACCAATCTGTTTCACTGGGCGATGTTGCAGTTCGGGTGCCTGGAACCAAGCATTGAACCTACCGCTACCGGCCATATCATAGAACAGATTGAAATGATCAAAACGATCATGGAAAAGGGATATGCCTATGAAGTAGACGGCAGTGTTTATTTTGATGTGAAAAAATATGCCGCCAGCTACGATTACGGTATCCTCAGCGGCCGTGTTCTGGAAGACATGCTGGAAACCACCCGTGAACTGGAAGGACAGGACGACAAACGCAACAAGGCAGATTTTGCCCTCTGGAAAAAAGCACCAGCTGAACATATCATGCGCTGGCCAAGCCCCTGGGGTGAAGGTTTCCCCGGATGGCATATCGAGTGCTCCGCTATGAGTGCCAAATACCTGGGTCACCAGTTTGATATCCATGGTGGCGGTATGGACCTGCAGTTTCCTCACCACGAGTGCGAAATCGCGCAGAGTGAGGTTGCCCATGGCGATATGATGGCCCGTTACTGGATGCACAACAATATGATCACCATCAACGGACGTAAGATGGGTAAAGCCTATGGCAACACCATCAAACTGACGGAGATGTTTACCGGCAGCAATTCACAGCTGGACAAGGCTTACAGCCCTATGACCATCCGGTTTTTCGTATTGCAGACCCATTACCGCAGCACACTGGACTTCTCCAACGAAGCATTGCAGGCCGCGGAAAAAGGATTGCAGCGTCTCTGGGCTGCTCATGAAACGCTGCAGAAACTCAGCTACAGCGCAGCCGCTGGCCCACTGAACGAAGAGCTGGACAAACAGGTGCGCAACTGGTGCCTGGAATGCGCGGAGTTCATGAACGACGACGTTAATACCGCCAAAGTGCTGGCCAACCTGTTTGAGCTGACACCGGTTATCAACTCGCTGAAGGGCGGTCAGATCAAGATGCATGAGATCAGCGAAGACACCTTCGCCCTGCTGCAGCAAACCTGGCAAACCTATCTGATAGACATCCTGGGCATACAACAGCCACCTGCAAGCAGTGATGACCATCTGCTCGACGGTGTGCTGCAGATGCTGATATCCATGCGTAAGGAGGCCAAAAGCCGTAAGGACTATGCCTCTTCCGACAAGATCCGCAATGAGCTGCTGAGCATTGGCATCCAGCTCAAGGATGAAAAAGACGGTACTGTTACCTACAGTGTTCAATAA
- a CDS encoding M28 family peptidase — translation MRKALIILTTLAITAGACQQQSTKTENTADSTGASKVAKLAVPVPAFNADSAYAYTAKQVGFGPRIPNTPAQQKCADWMISTLRKWADTVYVQRTTVTGPHKENLPCINIIASFNPAAKQRVLLLAHWDTRPWADEDAFDKKGKLDGADDGASGVAVLMEAARQFRAQRPEAGVDILLVDVEDYGVKDNENSFCLGTQYWAKNPHVKGYKANYGILLDMVGGRGSQFYMEGSSQQYAYGPMKMFWDVANQLGYSDFFRYEKNGSYITDDHIYVNTMANIPTFDIIAWQANGNFAPHWHTQNDNMSVIDTKTLKAVGQTILQVIYNQPFTY, via the coding sequence ATGCGTAAAGCTCTGATCATTTTGACAACGCTGGCCATCACGGCCGGCGCTTGTCAACAGCAGTCAACAAAAACGGAAAATACTGCGGACAGCACCGGGGCCAGTAAAGTGGCCAAACTGGCCGTGCCCGTACCGGCCTTCAACGCGGATTCCGCATATGCCTATACCGCCAAACAGGTAGGCTTTGGCCCTAGGATACCCAATACACCGGCACAGCAGAAATGTGCAGACTGGATGATCAGCACCTTGCGGAAGTGGGCAGATACGGTATATGTGCAACGCACCACCGTTACCGGCCCTCATAAAGAGAACCTGCCCTGTATCAATATCATCGCCAGCTTTAACCCGGCTGCCAAACAGCGGGTGCTGTTGCTCGCCCACTGGGACACCCGTCCCTGGGCTGATGAAGATGCCTTTGATAAAAAGGGTAAACTGGATGGTGCTGATGATGGCGCCAGTGGTGTAGCCGTGCTGATGGAAGCTGCCCGGCAGTTCCGTGCCCAGCGGCCGGAAGCAGGGGTAGACATTCTGCTGGTAGACGTAGAGGATTATGGCGTAAAAGACAATGAAAACTCTTTCTGTCTGGGTACCCAGTACTGGGCTAAAAACCCGCATGTAAAGGGCTATAAAGCCAACTACGGCATACTCCTGGACATGGTAGGCGGTCGCGGTTCACAGTTTTATATGGAAGGTTCTTCCCAGCAATATGCTTACGGGCCTATGAAAATGTTCTGGGACGTGGCCAATCAACTGGGATACTCCGACTTTTTCCGTTACGAGAAAAACGGCTCCTACATTACGGATGACCACATTTATGTGAACACCATGGCCAACATCCCCACTTTTGATATTATCGCCTGGCAAGCCAACGGCAATTTTGCTCCGCACTGGCATACCCAGAATGATAACATGAGTGTGATTGACACCAAAACATTAAAAGCAGTAGGGCAAACGATTCTGCAGGTGATTTATAACCAGCCGTTTACCTATTGA
- a CDS encoding DNA-3-methyladenine glycosylase, translating to MPSPSGTPVTEHAYIAHLCKDKKLQKIIAGPLAARVKRKNFAVRLMQAIMNQQLSTKVADVIYARFLALYSHKEPTPQQVMDTPPEVLRAIGLSNAKVSYVQNVANFVLTEKLTDAKLHKMDDEAVIICLTRIKGVGRWTVEMLLMSHLHREDIFSIDDLGIQQAMTTLYKLDPSNKKLFREKMKTISDKWSPYRTHACRYLWQWKDS from the coding sequence ATGCCCAGCCCATCTGGTACTCCGGTAACGGAGCACGCTTATATAGCTCATCTCTGCAAAGACAAAAAGCTGCAGAAGATTATCGCCGGCCCGCTGGCGGCGCGGGTAAAGCGAAAGAATTTTGCCGTGCGCCTGATGCAGGCCATTATGAACCAGCAGCTCTCCACCAAAGTGGCTGACGTGATCTACGCCCGTTTCCTGGCCCTTTACAGCCATAAGGAACCTACTCCCCAACAGGTGATGGATACACCGCCGGAGGTACTGCGTGCTATTGGCCTGTCCAATGCCAAAGTATCCTATGTGCAAAATGTAGCCAACTTCGTGCTGACGGAAAAGCTTACAGACGCCAAACTCCACAAAATGGACGACGAAGCCGTGATCATATGCCTCACCCGTATCAAGGGTGTGGGCCGGTGGACGGTGGAAATGCTGCTGATGTCACACCTTCATCGGGAGGATATTTTCTCTATCGACGACCTGGGCATACAGCAGGCCATGACCACACTGTATAAGCTCGACCCCAGTAATAAAAAGCTTTTCAGGGAAAAGATGAAAACGATCTCTGATAAATGGTCTCCTTACCGAACCCATGCCTGCCGCTATCTCTGGCAGTGGAAAGATTCCTGA
- a CDS encoding alpha-ketoglutarate-dependent dioxygenase AlkB, with the protein MSLQGSLFDEPAPGNVISLKNGELAYYPHFFNKAESDTYMQTLLDTIAWKQESMRMYGKEVLFPRLMAWYGDAATSYSFSGNTFVPQPWTQALTDIRDRITPTAGTTFNSVLLNLYRDGSDSMGWHADDEPELGPQPVIASVNFGAARRFLLRYKSDHHLKYEILLEHGSLLIMKGTLQQYWEHQVPKTSRQISGRINLTFRFIHP; encoded by the coding sequence ATGAGTTTGCAGGGAAGTCTATTCGATGAACCAGCCCCCGGGAATGTCATCAGTTTAAAGAACGGAGAACTGGCTTATTATCCGCACTTTTTCAATAAAGCGGAAAGTGATACGTATATGCAGACATTGCTGGACACCATCGCCTGGAAACAGGAATCAATGCGGATGTACGGCAAAGAGGTTTTATTTCCCCGGTTAATGGCCTGGTATGGCGATGCAGCCACTTCCTACAGTTTTTCAGGCAATACGTTTGTGCCACAGCCCTGGACGCAAGCATTAACAGACATTCGCGACCGTATTACCCCAACGGCCGGCACCACATTCAACAGTGTATTGCTCAACCTGTACCGTGATGGCAGCGACTCTATGGGATGGCATGCTGATGATGAGCCGGAACTGGGCCCTCAGCCAGTTATCGCCTCTGTTAACTTTGGCGCTGCCCGCCGCTTTTTGTTACGCTATAAAAGTGATCATCACCTGAAGTATGAAATATTGCTGGAACACGGCTCCCTCCTCATCATGAAAGGGACCCTGCAGCAATACTGGGAACACCAGGTACCCAAAACAAGCCGCCAGATCTCCGGAAGGATCAACCTCACCTTCCGCTTTATCCACCCGTAA
- a CDS encoding DUF4377 domain-containing protein, which yields MFFELALTLATTLMTPGEPVQKQQPARNQTIYVKEAKEPCTGVAPMECLQIKGLKDTAWSNLFTNIEGFKYIPGYRYKLLVRVTTIKNPPADGSSIKYTLRKVLEKKKVNTTAAEKTVNTENGRLWAFITSKRWNLIKMGDSVLTQSGIWVEFDPATKRFHGKGGCNNISGGFNASGENISFTMPISTRMACMDENVMRREHEFLTMIGEHNFRYDVADQTLNLYDNNKLVLMFGMQPKENK from the coding sequence ATGTTTTTCGAATTAGCATTGACGCTGGCTACTACATTGATGACACCCGGAGAACCCGTGCAAAAGCAGCAGCCCGCAAGAAACCAGACCATTTATGTGAAAGAAGCCAAAGAACCCTGCACCGGCGTAGCCCCCATGGAATGCCTGCAGATAAAGGGACTCAAGGATACAGCGTGGTCAAACCTCTTCACCAACATCGAAGGATTTAAATATATTCCCGGCTATCGTTACAAATTGTTAGTAAGGGTTACTACCATTAAAAATCCTCCGGCCGATGGCTCATCCATTAAATACACGCTGCGGAAAGTATTGGAGAAGAAAAAAGTAAATACGACTGCTGCTGAAAAAACAGTTAATACTGAAAATGGCCGTCTGTGGGCATTTATCACGAGCAAAAGATGGAACCTGATCAAAATGGGTGATAGCGTACTCACACAATCCGGTATCTGGGTTGAATTTGATCCGGCCACCAAACGCTTTCACGGCAAAGGCGGATGCAACAACATCTCCGGTGGTTTTAACGCCAGTGGTGAAAACATCAGCTTTACCATGCCCATCAGCACCAGAATGGCCTGCATGGATGAAAACGTAATGCGCCGTGAACACGAATTTCTGACCATGATCGGTGAACACAACTTCCGGTATGATGTAGCAGACCAGACACTCAACCTGTACGACAACAACAAATTGGTACTGATGTTTGGTATGCAGCCCAAGGAAAATAAATAA
- a CDS encoding IS1182 family transposase — MPKGKTLSVVFKANLQHQAMLFPPEIGDLIAENHPVRVVDNVIEKIDITLLLKRYKAGGTSSYHPRMLLKVLIYAYINNIYSSRKIEEALGQNIHFMWVSGMSKPDHNTINRFRGERLQKVLQPIFTQVVLLLCEEGLLNIKELYTDGTKIEAQANRYSFVWGNGIKNSKEKIKQQLNDLWKYAQSVAASELDDDTDPSGYDKIDSEKVSKTIAAINEAIKDKPVDKQIRQKLGYARRNWPTALEKYEKQEEILGTDRNSYSKTDPSATFMRMKEDHMGNGQLKPAYNLQISTNNQYIVNYSLHQQTTDTSTLINHLQQYINQYKRVPSNITADAGYGSEQNYQWLENKRITAYVKHTSFDRNQRQSTKAAEKFKVENLPYNAEKDYYICPAGQRMRRKSIFPKTNKNGYEQTITTYQARTCEGCTLRTQCHKQPTNRVIEVNHNLNRLKSLADKRLKTKKGIQKRKQRCYDVEPVFANIKHNHGFKRFMLKGLDKITTEIGLLAMAHNLRKKTA, encoded by the coding sequence ATGCCCAAAGGAAAAACACTTTCAGTAGTCTTTAAAGCAAACCTACAACACCAGGCGATGCTTTTTCCACCCGAAATTGGAGATCTGATAGCAGAGAATCACCCAGTCCGTGTTGTGGATAATGTGATCGAAAAGATCGACATCACTTTATTATTAAAGCGGTATAAAGCAGGAGGGACGAGCAGTTATCATCCCCGAATGCTATTGAAAGTTCTTATTTACGCCTATATAAATAACATTTACAGCAGTCGTAAAATAGAAGAAGCACTAGGACAGAACATCCACTTTATGTGGGTAAGCGGAATGAGTAAACCTGATCATAATACTATCAATAGGTTCCGCGGCGAACGCCTACAAAAAGTATTACAGCCTATATTTACCCAAGTGGTCCTGCTGTTATGTGAAGAAGGCTTATTAAACATAAAAGAGTTATACACTGACGGGACAAAGATAGAAGCCCAGGCCAATCGCTATAGTTTTGTATGGGGCAATGGTATTAAGAATAGCAAAGAAAAAATAAAACAGCAGCTAAATGACTTGTGGAAATATGCCCAATCAGTGGCAGCTTCAGAGTTAGATGATGATACAGACCCATCTGGCTATGACAAAATAGACAGCGAAAAAGTCAGTAAAACAATAGCCGCTATCAATGAAGCCATCAAAGACAAACCAGTAGATAAGCAGATCAGACAAAAGCTGGGATATGCTCGCCGTAACTGGCCTACAGCCTTGGAGAAGTATGAAAAGCAAGAAGAAATCTTAGGTACAGACCGCAATAGTTATAGCAAAACCGATCCCTCTGCCACCTTTATGCGAATGAAAGAAGACCATATGGGGAATGGTCAGCTCAAACCAGCATATAATCTTCAAATAAGTACTAATAATCAATATATCGTCAATTACAGCCTCCATCAGCAGACTACAGACACTTCCACTTTAATTAATCACCTCCAACAGTATATAAATCAATATAAGCGTGTACCCAGCAATATTACAGCAGATGCAGGGTATGGTAGTGAACAGAACTATCAGTGGCTGGAAAACAAGCGGATCACAGCTTATGTAAAGCATACTTCCTTCGACCGAAATCAGCGCCAGTCAACTAAAGCAGCGGAAAAGTTCAAGGTTGAAAACTTACCCTACAATGCTGAAAAAGATTATTACATCTGCCCTGCTGGCCAGCGAATGCGCAGAAAAAGCATATTCCCCAAAACAAACAAAAACGGTTATGAACAAACGATAACTACGTATCAGGCTAGAACATGCGAGGGGTGTACATTACGGACGCAATGCCATAAACAACCAACAAATCGTGTCATAGAAGTAAATCATAATCTAAATCGCCTTAAATCTCTGGCTGACAAGCGATTAAAAACGAAAAAAGGTATACAGAAGCGCAAACAACGATGCTACGATGTGGAGCCTGTCTTCGCTAATATCAAGCATAACCATGGCTTTAAAAGATTTATGCTGAAAGGGTTGGATAAAATAACCACCGAAATAGGATTACTGGCCATGGCTCACAATCTTAGAAAGAAAACAGCATAA
- a CDS encoding IPT/TIG domain-containing protein, whose translation MKHLRMFVVSLLLMITAMTACTPNQEKKETATVAGNAGNFLIIRGHGFSQDKASNKVIFGEVSAQVLHADADYLLVQVPEQKADTVQVVVAVGDNISNAMLFEYHPTRKLVAAVQGPGNDAY comes from the coding sequence ATGAAACATTTAAGAATGTTTGTGGTATCCCTGCTGTTGATGATAACAGCGATGACAGCTTGTACCCCAAACCAGGAAAAGAAAGAAACAGCTACAGTAGCCGGTAACGCCGGAAATTTTCTGATCATCAGAGGTCATGGTTTCAGCCAGGATAAGGCTTCCAACAAAGTGATCTTTGGTGAAGTATCAGCACAGGTATTGCATGCTGATGCTGATTATCTGCTGGTACAGGTACCAGAGCAGAAAGCTGATACTGTACAAGTGGTAGTAGCAGTAGGAGACAACATCTCCAACGCTATGTTGTTTGAATATCATCCCACACGGAAGCTGGTAGCTGCCGTGCAGGGACCAGGCAATGACGCCTATTAA
- a CDS encoding succinate dehydrogenase/fumarate reductase iron-sulfur subunit yields the protein MHIRLKIWRQENSQVAGKMLDYELAEVDPDMSFLEMLDMLNEQLLGKGERTIEFDHDCREGICGQCGVMINGRAHGPLKNTTTCQLHMRSFGEREVIYIEPFRATAFPVRCDLKIDRSALDRVIQAGGFISVNTGQAPEANSIPVGHGVAEAAFDAAACIGCGACVAVCKNSSAALFTSAKITHLALLPQGEIEARERVQQMVDQMDAEGFGHCSNTEACEAECPQQISVLHIARMNWEYNKLQLLKK from the coding sequence ATGCATATACGATTAAAAATATGGAGACAGGAAAACAGCCAGGTTGCTGGTAAGATGCTGGATTATGAACTGGCAGAAGTTGATCCGGATATGTCTTTTCTGGAGATGCTGGACATGTTGAATGAACAGCTGCTGGGAAAGGGCGAACGGACTATCGAGTTCGACCATGATTGCAGGGAAGGCATTTGCGGACAGTGCGGTGTGATGATCAATGGTCGTGCACACGGGCCGCTGAAAAACACCACCACCTGCCAGCTGCATATGCGCAGTTTCGGGGAAAGAGAGGTGATATATATAGAGCCGTTTCGTGCTACTGCTTTTCCGGTAAGGTGTGATCTGAAAATAGACCGCAGTGCTTTGGATCGTGTGATACAGGCGGGTGGTTTTATTTCAGTGAATACCGGGCAGGCGCCGGAGGCCAACAGTATACCGGTGGGGCATGGTGTGGCGGAAGCTGCTTTTGATGCGGCGGCGTGTATTGGTTGTGGTGCCTGTGTGGCGGTGTGTAAAAATTCCAGCGCTGCATTGTTTACCAGTGCTAAAATAACGCACCTGGCATTGTTGCCACAGGGAGAAATAGAAGCAAGAGAAAGAGTGCAGCAGATGGTAGACCAGATGGATGCGGAAGGGTTTGGTCATTGCAGCAATACAGAGGCTTGTGAAGCAGAATGTCCGCAGCAGATTTCGGTATTGCACATCGCTCGTATGAACTGGGAATACAACAAGTTGCAGCTGTTAAAAAAGTGA
- a CDS encoding fumarate reductase/succinate dehydrogenase flavoprotein subunit, translating to MLESKIPDGPLEDKWRYYKEHAKLVNPANRRKLEVIVVGTGLAGSSIAASLGEMGYRVKSFCFQDTPRRAHSVAAQGGVNACKNYKNDGDNIFRMFYDTIKGGDFRSREGNVYRLAECSASLIDQAVAQGVPFGREYGGYLNNRSFGGVQVSRTFYARGQTGQQLLLGAYQALMRQVHLGTVQLFARHEMLDLVTIDGKARGVIVRNLDTGNIERHGAHAVILATGGFGKIYYLSTLAMGCNGSAIWRAHKKGALIANPSWTQIHPTSLPQSGEYQSKLTLMSESLRNDGRIWVPKNKDEKRLPNQVPEEDRDYYLERRYPAFGNLSPRDIASRAAKERIDAGYGIGPLKNAVYLDFSRAIKEQGEPKIREKYGNLFRMYEKITGVDAYKEPMRISPAAHFSMGGLWVDYELMTTIPGLFALGEANFADHGANRLGANSLLQACVDGYFIAPYTLGNYLADEIKTPPIDTSQLAFESAAARVEGQLRALMSIGGKLSADHFHKTLGKILYDKCGLSRSREGLEQAISEIKALRQQFYEQLYIPGGMAINSELEKAGRVADYLELGELMCYDALTREESCGAHFRVEYQTPEGEARRNDQDFSFISAWEWAGKDNPPVLHKEPLKFEFVIPTVRSYK from the coding sequence ATGCTGGAATCAAAAATACCGGACGGGCCACTGGAGGACAAGTGGCGTTATTACAAGGAGCATGCGAAACTGGTCAACCCGGCCAACCGCAGGAAGCTGGAGGTAATTGTAGTGGGCACCGGACTGGCCGGAAGCTCTATTGCAGCTTCCCTTGGGGAGATGGGATATCGGGTAAAAAGCTTCTGTTTTCAGGACACCCCACGCCGCGCCCATTCAGTGGCAGCGCAGGGAGGTGTGAATGCCTGTAAGAACTATAAAAATGACGGAGATAACATCTTCCGTATGTTTTATGATACGATCAAAGGAGGTGATTTCCGATCAAGGGAGGGCAATGTATACCGGTTGGCAGAATGCAGTGCCAGTCTGATAGACCAGGCGGTGGCGCAGGGCGTGCCTTTCGGCCGGGAATACGGTGGTTATCTCAATAACCGCTCTTTCGGTGGGGTACAGGTGTCGCGGACCTTTTATGCACGGGGACAAACTGGTCAACAGCTATTGCTGGGAGCCTATCAGGCATTGATGCGGCAGGTACACCTGGGCACGGTGCAGTTGTTTGCCCGTCATGAAATGCTGGACCTGGTAACGATAGACGGAAAGGCAAGGGGTGTGATTGTCCGGAATCTGGATACCGGCAATATAGAGCGTCATGGTGCCCATGCTGTGATATTGGCCACTGGCGGATTCGGTAAGATTTATTACCTGTCTACCCTGGCTATGGGATGTAATGGTTCTGCCATCTGGCGGGCACATAAAAAGGGCGCACTCATTGCCAACCCCAGCTGGACGCAGATCCATCCCACCAGCCTGCCACAGTCGGGCGAATACCAGTCCAAGTTGACGCTGATGTCGGAATCACTGCGCAATGATGGCCGTATATGGGTGCCCAAAAACAAGGACGAAAAACGTCTGCCCAACCAGGTTCCGGAGGAAGATCGGGATTATTATCTGGAACGAAGATATCCGGCTTTTGGTAACCTGTCGCCCAGGGATATTGCCTCCAGGGCTGCCAAAGAGCGTATAGACGCGGGTTATGGCATAGGGCCTTTAAAAAATGCGGTATACCTCGATTTCTCAAGGGCCATTAAGGAACAGGGAGAGCCAAAAATCCGCGAGAAGTATGGTAACCTCTTCCGCATGTACGAAAAAATCACCGGGGTCGATGCTTATAAAGAACCGATGCGTATTTCGCCGGCTGCACATTTTTCGATGGGAGGTCTGTGGGTAGATTATGAGCTGATGACAACCATCCCGGGCCTGTTTGCGTTGGGCGAGGCCAATTTTGCTGATCACGGTGCTAACAGGTTGGGAGCTAATTCACTGTTGCAGGCCTGTGTGGACGGTTATTTCATTGCACCTTATACGTTGGGCAACTATCTGGCTGATGAAATCAAAACGCCTCCGATAGATACCAGTCAGCTTGCTTTCGAGAGTGCAGCGGCAAGAGTAGAAGGGCAGTTGCGCGCATTGATGTCTATAGGTGGTAAGTTATCTGCTGATCATTTCCATAAAACACTGGGTAAAATTCTGTATGACAAATGTGGCCTGTCTCGCTCCAGGGAAGGCCTGGAGCAGGCTATCAGTGAGATAAAGGCATTACGGCAGCAGTTTTATGAACAGCTTTACATACCCGGGGGGATGGCCATCAACAGTGAACTGGAAAAAGCAGGTAGGGTTGCAGACTATTTGGAGCTTGGTGAACTGATGTGTTATGATGCGCTGACGCGCGAAGAATCCTGTGGCGCTCATTTCCGGGTAGAATATCAGACACCGGAAGGAGAAGCCAGGCGCAATGACCAGGACTTTTCTTTTATCTCGGCCTGGGAATGGGCAGGAAAAGACAACCCACCTGTATTGCATAAAGAGCCACTGAAGTTTGAATTTGTTATACCTACCGTGAGAAGTTATAAATAA
- a CDS encoding succinate dehydrogenase cytochrome b subunit, whose translation MGQWKQKTLTRKNWMAFTGLFLCLFLVIHFLGNLQLLLPEEKAHLQFNYYSHLLSGNIIIKIISWVLYISIIVHVIYAIIITLTNKRSRDVKYHYDRRGTVSKWYTRNMGLLGTIIFIFLVIHFRDFWYVYKFGSLPLDARGNKDLYTLVVAVYSETWYVLIYVLCMVALCYHLIHGFFSAARTLGVYHPRYVRWIKVFGWLYSVGICAGFALIPVYVHFLK comes from the coding sequence ATGGGTCAGTGGAAACAAAAAACATTAACCAGAAAAAACTGGATGGCATTTACGGGATTATTCCTGTGTCTTTTTCTGGTCATTCATTTCCTGGGAAACCTGCAGCTGCTGCTGCCGGAGGAGAAGGCACATCTGCAATTCAATTATTATTCGCATCTGTTGTCAGGAAATATCATCATCAAAATTATTTCCTGGGTGTTATACATCAGTATCATTGTGCATGTGATATATGCAATCATTATAACGTTGACGAATAAACGTTCAAGAGATGTAAAATACCATTATGACAGGAGAGGGACGGTCAGCAAATGGTATACGCGTAATATGGGATTGCTGGGTACGATCATTTTTATTTTTCTGGTGATTCATTTCAGGGATTTCTGGTATGTGTACAAATTTGGATCATTACCGCTGGACGCGAGGGGAAACAAAGACCTGTACACCTTGGTGGTGGCGGTCTACAGCGAAACCTGGTATGTGCTGATATATGTGTTGTGTATGGTGGCGTTATGCTATCATTTGATACATGGTTTTTTTAGTGCAGCCAGAACGCTGGGTGTATATCATCCGCGATATGTTCGATGGATAAAGGTTTTCGGCTGGCTTTACAGTGTAGGTATCTGTGCTGGTTTTGCGTTGATACCGGTTTACGTTCACTTCTTAAAATAA